AGTCCTAGTAGGCCAACAAAAAAACCTCTCCGATCGGAGAGGTTTTTCTTTTAGGTATCTTTTGTTATATTTTGAAAGTTACTACCGGGCGTTTCGCGTGGTTTACCAGGTCTTCACTGATACTTCCGTTAAAGAAGTGGGAAATTCCTTTTCTTCCGTGTGTGCTGATTCCGATTAAGTCGGCATCAATGTTTTTGGCGAAGTGTAAAACACCTTTTTCAACGTTTACATCATTATAAATGTGTGTGCTGTAGTTGTTAATGCTGAAAGGAGTGATGAAATCAGCCATCATTTTTTCGGCAACAGCTGTAGATTTAAAGTTGTTTGGCGTGTTGACCATCAGTAGATGTATTTTAGCATTGAACTGATTGGCAAACTCCACTACTTTTTCGAACGGTTTTTTAACCTCGTCTGTAAAGTCGGAAGCGAAAACAAATTTGTCTACATTAAAATTGTCAGATTCTTTTTTGATTACCAGTACCGGAACTTCTGAATGACGTACCACTTTTTCGGTATTGGAACCAATGAACATTTCTTTGAAACCGCTGGCGCCATGAGAACCCATAACGATTAAGTCGATTTCGTTTTTATTGCTGATGTCCAGAACACCGTCAAAAGCTCTTTCCAGTTTGGTGA
This region of Flavobacterium inviolabile genomic DNA includes:
- a CDS encoding universal stress protein; amino-acid sequence: MKKILVPTDFSDHAEYALKVAAQIARKNDGEIVLLHMLELPHEGSDAIGSGHEIPEIMFFKKKAEERLDEIANSSILSGINVTQITKLERAFDGVLDISNKNEIDLIVMGSHGASGFKEMFIGSNTEKVVRHSEVPVLVIKKESDNFNVDKFVFASDFTDEVKKPFEKVVEFANQFNAKIHLLMVNTPNNFKSTAVAEKMMADFITPFSINNYSTHIYNDVNVEKGVLHFAKNIDADLIGISTHGRKGISHFFNGSISEDLVNHAKRPVVTFKI